The following are encoded together in the Planctobacterium marinum genome:
- the gloB gene encoding hydroxyacylglutathione hydrolase: MINVFPIPAFTDNYIWCLHNGHSAVVVDPGEAAPVERYLQSNNLELTHILLTHHHPDHIGGVVRLKQAGVTVYGPVSKRIAHIDVAVSEAEQVTIASLDTDFTVMEVPGHTREHIAFFGEVGLFCGDTLFSAGCGRLFEGTPAQMYQVFQRYAELPADTKVFCTHEYTQANLDFALHLLPDDNALKRYQERVQALRKTDTPTLPSTIGLELQVNPYLRAAEPAFITAIQQKTGKMPQSELEAFAAIRQLKDQF; the protein is encoded by the coding sequence ATGATCAACGTTTTTCCCATCCCAGCGTTTACCGACAACTATATTTGGTGCCTTCACAACGGACATAGCGCTGTGGTAGTTGACCCTGGCGAAGCCGCACCAGTTGAGCGCTATCTACAAAGTAACAACCTTGAACTGACCCATATCCTGCTTACTCACCACCACCCCGATCACATAGGTGGCGTAGTACGGCTCAAGCAAGCAGGTGTCACTGTTTATGGCCCGGTGTCAAAGCGAATTGCCCACATCGATGTCGCTGTGAGTGAAGCTGAACAGGTAACCATTGCCTCACTAGATACGGATTTCACCGTAATGGAAGTACCCGGTCATACCAGAGAGCACATCGCTTTTTTTGGAGAAGTTGGTCTGTTTTGTGGTGATACCTTGTTTTCCGCAGGGTGTGGGCGTTTGTTTGAAGGCACTCCAGCGCAAATGTACCAGGTTTTCCAGCGCTACGCCGAATTACCCGCGGATACCAAGGTATTTTGTACCCATGAATACACTCAAGCAAATCTGGATTTTGCCTTGCACTTATTACCCGATGATAACGCCTTAAAGCGCTATCAAGAGCGAGTACAAGCACTTCGGAAAACTGATACGCCGACATTACCAAGCACAATTGGTTTGGAATTGCAGGTCAATCCCTATCTGCGGGCTGCTGAACCTGCATTTATCACTGCAATTCAACAAAAAACAGGTAAAATGCCGCAATCAGAGTTGGAAGCCTTTGCCGCTATTCGGCAACTAAAAGACCAATTTTAA
- a CDS encoding TMEM175 family protein encodes MNRIETFVAAAFAFAVSMLVISVDSIPSNFEELQGAAKNIPAFAASFAILAWIWHEHASWCRKYGLEDTRTIVLSCLLVFLVLVYIYPLRLMMQGLMGFLSQGWFPFDMDFEATWQVRFLFGFYAVGFLLLSLTFAGLFHHAAQKAAEIGLSDEETRIAKTEAIIWLSGASVCVLALLLCILVPSNWIGYTGFTYFLLFPQNFILREKVLKKVANKIIKPEGNNN; translated from the coding sequence ATGAATCGTATCGAAACCTTTGTAGCGGCGGCTTTTGCCTTCGCGGTATCGATGTTGGTGATTTCGGTGGACTCCATTCCAAGTAATTTTGAAGAGTTACAAGGCGCGGCGAAAAATATTCCAGCTTTTGCGGCCAGTTTCGCGATACTCGCCTGGATCTGGCATGAACATGCCAGCTGGTGTCGCAAATACGGTCTGGAGGATACCCGCACCATCGTATTAAGTTGCCTGTTGGTGTTTCTGGTGCTGGTATACATCTATCCATTGCGTTTAATGATGCAAGGCCTGATGGGCTTCTTGTCGCAAGGCTGGTTCCCCTTCGATATGGACTTTGAAGCCACCTGGCAGGTGCGCTTTTTGTTTGGTTTCTACGCTGTGGGCTTTTTGCTGCTAAGCCTGACTTTCGCCGGGTTGTTCCACCATGCTGCCCAAAAAGCAGCAGAGATAGGACTTTCTGATGAAGAAACACGAATCGCAAAAACCGAAGCGATAATCTGGTTAAGTGGCGCTAGCGTGTGTGTACTAGCACTGCTGTTGTGTATTCTCGTACCTTCCAACTGGATTGGATATACCGGCTTTACTTACTTTTTGCTTTTTCCACAAAACTTCATATTGCGCGAAAAAGTTCTTAAAAAAGTAGCAAACAAAATAATCAAACCAGAGGGCAACAACAACTGA
- a CDS encoding methyl-accepting chemotaxis protein has protein sequence MWWLNKSNEDDLLQIKQLNSENQTLNERISQLEKQLANSEMLLHEVQQKDSRENSLTESLVKGQKQISNVKELVGDSASALSAQASNLNDTKDLFTGSAEMLDEAVNGLSQIDSIAAQGVTHAGELSGLASRISNFVGVINSIAEQTNLLALNAAIEAARAGESGRGFAVVAEEVRNLAMRSSESTQEINNLVEKIEEGTKNIETNINDVSEKSRVLVEKTSEVKTKVSQVLDMSVDMRDTIVTSADKALLAIVQLDVLHVKTQVYQCLSGVGGVLPNKADTEPGRWMQDQGQSKFSKLSEYKAFESTFNKFYEQAAQTISSATSGVDERTLNTLQKLEQSTAELMVAILRLAAKL, from the coding sequence ATGTGGTGGTTAAATAAAAGCAACGAAGATGACCTCCTTCAAATCAAACAACTCAACAGTGAAAATCAAACTCTGAATGAACGTATCTCTCAGCTTGAAAAGCAGTTGGCCAATAGCGAAATGCTATTGCATGAAGTACAGCAGAAAGATTCGAGGGAAAACAGCCTGACCGAGAGCCTGGTTAAAGGACAAAAGCAAATTAGTAATGTGAAAGAGTTGGTGGGAGACAGTGCCAGTGCTTTATCAGCGCAAGCGTCTAATTTGAATGATACCAAAGATCTGTTTACCGGCTCAGCAGAAATGCTCGATGAAGCCGTTAATGGTTTAAGTCAGATTGATAGTATTGCAGCACAAGGTGTAACTCATGCCGGGGAGCTATCCGGCTTGGCCAGTCGTATCAGTAACTTTGTTGGCGTTATCAATTCAATCGCCGAACAAACCAACTTGTTGGCGCTGAATGCGGCAATTGAAGCTGCTCGAGCAGGGGAAAGTGGGAGAGGTTTTGCTGTCGTAGCAGAAGAAGTGCGCAATCTGGCAATGCGCTCATCGGAGTCAACTCAGGAAATCAACAACCTGGTAGAAAAAATCGAAGAAGGCACGAAAAATATCGAGACCAACATTAATGATGTCTCGGAAAAATCTCGTGTACTAGTGGAAAAAACCAGCGAAGTTAAAACCAAGGTGTCTCAGGTATTGGATATGTCTGTTGATATGCGTGACACCATTGTTACCAGTGCAGATAAAGCATTGTTAGCCATCGTACAACTGGATGTGTTGCACGTTAAAACTCAGGTCTATCAATGTTTGTCTGGTGTTGGCGGAGTTCTCCCTAACAAGGCCGATACAGAACCAGGACGTTGGATGCAAGACCAAGGACAATCAAAGTTTAGTAAGTTAAGTGAATACAAAGCCTTTGAATCAACCTTCAACAAGTTCTATGAGCAGGCAGCACAAACAATTTCTTCAGCGACGAGCGGTGTAGACGAAAGAACCTTGAATACGCTGCAAAAACTGGAGCAAAGTACTGCTGAACTAATGGTAGCTATTTTGCGCCTCGCAGCAAAACTGTAG
- a CDS encoding methyltransferase domain-containing protein produces the protein MNASAMPQSVVKTPQALSESDIKQRIACRFGEAAAMYDDHALVQKEIADHALSLIANSRNGQAKFAYAIDIGCGTGAFTGRLLEFAHRATGLDLAQGMIHFAQKHYAQKQLSWTVSDAEALPLAEQSIDLIYSSMALQWLSQAEKVAKECFRIISNTGQGTLAVVVDGSLNELNYCWQSLAQSSPVNRFMPVKSWFNAFKNAGFEVQVQQKRFTSWHQNIFAVLHSIKDIGAGVVLDAGQQTPLNKTKLKTLNSVYKDKFGQENKLPLSWQIAFINFHKPQPENID, from the coding sequence ATGAACGCCTCCGCGATGCCACAATCAGTTGTAAAGACTCCACAAGCGCTCTCAGAGTCGGATATCAAACAACGCATAGCCTGTCGCTTTGGTGAGGCGGCGGCAATGTATGACGATCACGCATTAGTGCAAAAAGAAATCGCCGACCATGCCTTGTCTTTGATTGCCAATAGCAGGAACGGCCAAGCAAAGTTTGCCTATGCTATTGATATAGGATGCGGTACGGGCGCTTTTACCGGCCGCTTGCTGGAATTTGCTCACCGGGCCACGGGATTAGATTTAGCGCAAGGGATGATTCATTTCGCACAAAAGCATTATGCCCAAAAGCAGTTGAGTTGGACTGTCTCAGATGCCGAAGCGCTTCCTTTGGCAGAGCAAAGTATTGACCTCATCTACAGTAGTATGGCGCTGCAGTGGCTATCGCAGGCTGAAAAAGTGGCAAAGGAGTGTTTCCGTATTATTTCCAACACTGGGCAAGGTACCTTGGCTGTGGTGGTAGATGGGTCATTAAATGAGCTTAATTATTGTTGGCAAAGCCTTGCACAGTCATCGCCTGTGAATCGCTTTATGCCTGTCAAATCTTGGTTTAACGCCTTTAAAAATGCGGGTTTTGAGGTACAGGTGCAACAAAAACGCTTCACTTCATGGCACCAAAATATTTTTGCCGTATTGCATTCTATTAAAGATATTGGTGCGGGCGTGGTGCTCGACGCAGGCCAGCAAACCCCCTTGAATAAAACTAAACTGAAAACATTAAATTCAGTGTATAAAGACAAGTTTGGGCAAGAAAATAAGTTGCCGCTTAGTTGGCAGATTGCTTTTATCAATTTTCATAAACCTCAACCGGAGAATATAGATTGA
- a CDS encoding methyltransferase domain-containing protein, giving the protein MFRPALLNKKITAPVSWQAMPHSEGFKAVYELELAPIMQKCFGYHLVKLGELSQALSLDTCPIKHQVCHSYHSNPLAGVVAKPTELPYKEKSVDAVLMAHVLDYASDPHHILREVDHCLIPNGHLVIVGFNPYSLAGLAKYLPFKKQNPIHQARFFSRSRVRDWLSLMGYQVTEEKRFLFSELLFSRELKKALKWHQLAQKHLSFLASVYILVAKKQEFPLSLVKPVWKPVPKFAAVGASLRVKQKNC; this is encoded by the coding sequence TTGTTCAGACCCGCACTGCTCAACAAAAAAATAACAGCTCCTGTGTCATGGCAGGCAATGCCTCACAGCGAGGGGTTTAAAGCTGTGTATGAGCTGGAGCTCGCACCGATAATGCAGAAATGCTTTGGTTATCATTTAGTGAAGTTGGGTGAGTTAAGTCAGGCGCTAAGTCTGGATACTTGTCCAATAAAACATCAAGTTTGCCACTCTTATCACAGTAATCCGCTCGCAGGCGTAGTGGCCAAACCCACCGAATTACCCTACAAAGAAAAGAGCGTCGATGCGGTTTTGATGGCGCACGTGCTGGATTATGCCAGCGATCCTCATCATATATTGCGCGAAGTCGATCATTGCCTGATCCCAAATGGACATTTAGTGATTGTGGGGTTCAACCCATACAGCCTGGCAGGGCTGGCTAAGTATTTGCCATTTAAAAAGCAAAACCCCATACATCAAGCGCGCTTTTTCAGTCGTTCCCGAGTGAGAGATTGGTTGTCTCTGATGGGCTATCAAGTTACTGAAGAGAAACGTTTTTTGTTTTCCGAGTTATTGTTTTCCAGAGAACTGAAAAAAGCATTAAAGTGGCATCAACTGGCGCAGAAACACCTGTCTTTCTTGGCCTCGGTTTATATTCTGGTGGCAAAAAAACAAGAATTTCCACTGTCTTTGGTTAAGCCTGTGTGGAAACCCGTTCCCAAGTTTGCCGCAGTGGGGGCCAGCCTGCGGGTAAAACAAAAGAATTGTTAA
- the bioD gene encoding dethiobiotin synthase: protein MFFVTGTDTEVGKTFISRTIMHIYEQKRKTCVGYKPVASGCVLTSSGLRNEDALCLQDASTINLTYDEVNPFPFQEAVAPHLAAQRAGREICLQGVADGYERLLKKQADLTIVEGAGGWRLPIGNKRFMSEFVKQYDIPVVLVVGVRLGCINHACMTAEIIKQDGLKIAGWVANHVDAEMPFLTENIKTLREHLDAPFLGEVPLVKSPKEAAAYLDITPLLQFDMVA, encoded by the coding sequence GTGTTTTTTGTGACAGGTACTGATACCGAGGTAGGCAAAACCTTTATCTCTCGCACAATCATGCATATTTACGAACAAAAGCGTAAAACTTGCGTTGGCTATAAGCCTGTCGCTTCTGGTTGTGTTCTTACTTCTTCGGGTTTGCGCAATGAAGATGCACTGTGTTTGCAAGATGCCAGTACCATCAATCTTACTTATGACGAAGTCAATCCCTTTCCCTTCCAGGAGGCTGTGGCCCCGCACTTGGCGGCGCAACGAGCTGGACGAGAGATCTGCCTGCAAGGAGTCGCTGATGGTTATGAGCGCTTACTCAAGAAACAAGCTGACCTCACCATTGTGGAAGGTGCTGGCGGATGGCGCTTACCTATCGGTAACAAGCGCTTCATGTCAGAATTCGTTAAACAGTACGATATACCCGTAGTGCTTGTGGTGGGGGTGCGCCTTGGTTGTATCAACCACGCCTGCATGACGGCAGAAATCATCAAGCAGGATGGGCTAAAAATAGCTGGCTGGGTAGCGAATCACGTAGATGCAGAGATGCCGTTTTTGACCGAAAACATCAAAACTTTGAGAGAGCACCTTGATGCGCCATTTTTAGGGGAAGTGCCACTGGTTAAAAGTCCTAAAGAAGCGGCCGCTTATCTGGACATCACTCCTTTGCTGCAGTTTGATATGGTGGCCTGA
- a CDS encoding LysM peptidoglycan-binding domain-containing protein: MTDRIFLPLVIAFALQGCQLTQPLTEDKTSSDDFIAAEYIDECYIPPDVADLAFECDENSEGTHEVIHPVSELDELISSVPEMEQITEQGTVEQEDLWQLVRSELTMPIPDNKRIWNQQAWYRKHPHYMQRVNKRAAPFFKHIVEKLKAADMPMELALLPIVESAFDPFAYSHGRAAGMWQFIPGTAERFGIKQTWWFDGRRDVISSTDGAIKYLQYLYKFFDGNWLHALAAYNSGEGRVRNAIKHNRRNGKPTDFWNLDLPRETRAYVPKLLALSDLLMRSEELGFDWPTLKNEDVTEVVEIGSQIDLAMAADWAGLTVEQLHSLNPGFNRWATDPNGPHRLLLPIDKVAQFEVALGDKSERQRLNWVRHKIKSGESLLKLANKYHTSVDVIQQVNELRGNVIRAGDYLMIPVALKSLDYYSLSEEQRLLAKQSKKRGTHQLKHTVKSGDTLWDISREYNVNLRSLAKWNGMAPTDPLKPGKELVIWVNQVSEIQSDNAVMRTVTYTVRKGDSLARIANKFNVAINDLTKWNQLNKKKYLQPGQKLKIYVDVTRT; encoded by the coding sequence GTGACCGATAGAATTTTCTTGCCGTTAGTTATTGCGTTTGCCTTGCAAGGTTGCCAGCTTACGCAGCCCCTCACTGAAGACAAGACATCCTCTGATGACTTTATAGCCGCCGAATACATTGACGAATGCTATATCCCACCCGATGTGGCAGATCTTGCTTTTGAGTGCGATGAAAACAGTGAAGGCACTCATGAAGTGATTCATCCGGTGAGTGAACTTGACGAACTGATCAGTTCCGTTCCAGAAATGGAGCAAATCACCGAGCAAGGCACCGTAGAACAAGAGGATCTATGGCAGTTAGTTCGAAGCGAATTGACCATGCCTATCCCAGACAATAAACGCATCTGGAACCAGCAAGCCTGGTATCGGAAACATCCTCATTATATGCAACGGGTAAACAAGCGCGCAGCTCCCTTTTTCAAGCATATTGTAGAGAAACTCAAAGCTGCTGACATGCCGATGGAATTGGCGCTGTTACCTATTGTGGAAAGCGCTTTCGACCCCTTTGCCTATTCTCATGGACGTGCCGCCGGTATGTGGCAGTTTATCCCGGGTACCGCGGAACGCTTCGGCATTAAACAAACCTGGTGGTTTGACGGGCGTCGAGATGTCATTTCATCCACGGATGGCGCGATTAAATATCTACAGTATTTATACAAATTTTTCGATGGCAACTGGCTGCATGCTCTTGCCGCTTATAACAGTGGTGAAGGACGTGTACGCAATGCGATTAAGCACAACAGACGCAATGGCAAACCTACTGATTTCTGGAACCTTGACTTACCACGAGAAACCCGAGCTTACGTACCTAAGTTATTGGCTCTTTCTGATCTGCTGATGCGCTCTGAAGAGCTGGGCTTTGATTGGCCAACTCTGAAAAACGAAGACGTTACTGAAGTGGTGGAGATTGGCTCACAAATCGATTTAGCTATGGCCGCCGATTGGGCAGGACTGACCGTCGAGCAGTTGCATTCATTAAACCCGGGATTTAATCGTTGGGCTACCGACCCAAATGGTCCGCATCGCTTGTTATTGCCTATCGATAAAGTGGCTCAGTTTGAAGTAGCGCTGGGTGACAAATCCGAACGACAGCGTTTGAATTGGGTAAGGCACAAAATTAAATCTGGAGAAAGTCTGCTAAAACTGGCGAACAAATATCACACCTCAGTGGATGTGATACAGCAAGTGAATGAATTGCGCGGTAATGTTATCCGTGCTGGCGACTACTTGATGATCCCGGTGGCGTTAAAGTCATTGGACTATTATTCGCTATCTGAAGAGCAGCGTTTACTAGCCAAGCAATCAAAAAAGCGCGGCACTCACCAGTTAAAGCACACAGTTAAATCCGGTGATACTTTGTGGGACATTAGCCGGGAATACAATGTGAACTTGCGCAGCTTAGCCAAGTGGAATGGCATGGCTCCCACCGACCCACTCAAGCCCGGTAAAGAACTGGTTATCTGGGTGAATCAAGTCAGTGAAATACAAAGCGACAACGCGGTGATGCGAACGGTAACCTACACCGTGCGCAAAGGCGATTCACTGGCCCGCATTGCCAATAAGTTCAACGTCGCGATTAATGACCTGACTAAATGGAATCAGTTGAACAAGAAAAAGTATCTGCAGCCGGGACAAAAACTGAAGATTTACGTAGATGTGACTCGCACCTGA